A genome region from Natronobeatus ordinarius includes the following:
- a CDS encoding phage tail protein: MHDTKNGETAGDGSPSLQQLIDHEGTTFSVANADTRLELESVDTSWDVTEGWERFTLVFDADEGTALEQDTYRLEGGGLDPFDVTLGPAATLDPDATRYEAVFNRRTPDRDAADLLGSSQEASPDGGDVDGPNSTDDASGLGIGMEPYLGTVGMFAGNFAPQGYMICNGTTLQVSQNQALFSLLGTTYGGNGQTTFEIPDLRGRTPIGVGHGGGLTPRQLGDSGGEEKVVLEQNQMPHHTHELKANLPVSRQGADEQSPVGNALARVSGDADIYTGSGANATMDVDGTIHPTGAGMPHQNMSPFLALNYVIAIQGIYPQRP, from the coding sequence ATGCACGACACAAAAAACGGAGAGACGGCAGGCGATGGTTCGCCGTCGCTACAGCAGTTGATCGACCACGAGGGAACCACGTTTTCGGTCGCGAATGCGGACACGCGGCTGGAACTCGAGTCCGTCGACACGTCCTGGGACGTCACCGAGGGGTGGGAGCGGTTCACGCTGGTGTTCGACGCCGACGAGGGAACGGCGCTGGAACAGGACACCTACCGCCTCGAAGGTGGTGGACTCGACCCGTTCGACGTGACACTGGGCCCTGCGGCGACGCTCGATCCGGACGCGACGCGCTACGAGGCGGTGTTCAATCGTCGCACGCCCGACCGTGACGCCGCTGACCTGCTCGGGAGTTCACAGGAAGCCTCGCCCGACGGTGGGGACGTGGACGGTCCGAACTCGACGGACGACGCGAGCGGTCTCGGAATCGGCATGGAGCCGTACCTCGGGACCGTTGGGATGTTCGCGGGGAATTTCGCGCCACAGGGATACATGATCTGCAACGGTACGACGTTACAGGTCTCTCAGAATCAGGCGCTGTTTTCGCTCCTCGGGACGACCTACGGCGGGAACGGACAGACGACGTTCGAGATTCCAGACCTTCGGGGTCGCACGCCGATCGGGGTGGGTCATGGAGGCGGTCTCACTCCCCGGCAACTCGGAGATTCGGGTGGCGAAGAGAAAGTCGTGCTGGAGCAGAACCAGATGCCCCATCACACACACGAGCTGAAAGCGAACCTGCCCGTGAGTCGGCAAGGAGCCGATGAGCAGTCGCCGGTGGGGAACGCACTCGCACGAGTTTCAGGTGATGCCGACATCTACACGGGCAGCGGGGCGAATGCAACGATGGACGTCGACGGCACGATCCATCCGACGGGAGCTGGAATGCCCCACCAGAACATGTCGCCGTTCCTGGCGCTGAACTACGTTATCGCGATACAGGGCATCTACCCGCAGAGACCCTGA
- a CDS encoding EamA family transporter: MTSAPLEVVVLALVPAVFWGFAPIFDKRGMAAGGDSVQASLVVVLVELVIYWTTIVLFYRGGAFTGLTTEVLLVFVFAGVIGTALGRITIFVGVDRVGASLNSAILSTRPLFATVIALAALGEPLGPVTAVGIVILVFGLSVLALSRGGDLEGWTVRDLLWPIAAAATFAVANVARRYGMLETPITALEAVTINETAGLIALLAYVLARGRTREMVSMPRETYVYFLGSGLLTTVAMLSLMAALGLEEGRIAIVDPLVATAPFFTILFAAVLLRDLERVTRGVVVGATLIVVGAVLITI; the protein is encoded by the coding sequence GTGACGAGCGCCCCGCTCGAGGTCGTCGTGCTCGCGCTCGTGCCGGCGGTGTTCTGGGGATTCGCCCCCATCTTCGACAAGCGAGGGATGGCCGCTGGCGGCGACTCGGTCCAGGCCTCGCTGGTGGTCGTGCTCGTCGAACTCGTCATCTACTGGACCACCATCGTGCTGTTCTATCGGGGCGGTGCGTTCACCGGCCTCACGACCGAAGTGTTGCTCGTCTTCGTCTTCGCGGGCGTGATCGGGACGGCGCTAGGGAGAATCACCATCTTCGTCGGCGTCGACCGTGTGGGCGCAAGCCTCAACAGCGCCATCCTGAGCACGCGGCCGCTGTTCGCGACCGTCATCGCGCTGGCCGCTCTCGGCGAACCCCTCGGCCCCGTGACGGCCGTCGGGATCGTGATCCTCGTGTTCGGCCTCTCGGTCCTCGCGCTCTCTCGCGGCGGCGACCTCGAGGGCTGGACCGTCCGTGACCTGCTGTGGCCGATCGCCGCCGCCGCGACGTTCGCCGTCGCCAACGTCGCCCGCCGATACGGCATGCTCGAGACACCGATCACCGCGCTCGAGGCGGTGACGATCAACGAGACCGCCGGGCTCATCGCCCTCCTCGCGTACGTGCTCGCCCGGGGCCGGACGCGAGAGATGGTCTCGATGCCCCGGGAGACGTACGTCTACTTCCTCGGTAGCGGCCTGCTGACGACCGTCGCGATGCTCTCGCTGATGGCCGCGCTCGGACTCGAGGAGGGACGCATCGCCATCGTCGATCCCCTCGTGGCGACGGCGCCCTTCTTCACGATCCTCTTCGCGGCCGTGTTGCTCCGCGACCTCGAGCGCGTGACTCGAGGGGTGGTCGTCGGGGCGACGCTGATCGTCGTCGGGGCGGTGTTGATCACGATCTGA
- a CDS encoding mechanosensitive ion channel family protein, with translation MSFPLTPAETGSFPWSSYDLVLTVLATLGSTARSEALAAWLESATGGRSWLAVPVILVGSYLLARLVQWWSRRRLAGSEERATTSFGRAVFEEIHAPLAATIALFGVYLSLVVIDLVVLDLVESSAVLVGVVSTALVVLWARASVRIGGRWIEYVNETGVEYEFAPIFKNLWTIAIVVGAGLLVVSIWELELTPFLASAGILGIVLGFAAQDAIGNLIGGVALYFDNTYKIGDVIRIDDEMRGTVTDVGIRSTTVLTEDNLLVTVPNAVLNSTQVVNESAPQRHMRLRIPITAAYGTDYHEVEELVIEVARECPLVRDSPAPKLLFSEFGDSALVFELRLYINHPLVEKRAVDQINRGVYDAFDEAGITIPFPQRELSFLDDGTEHRFDDRLSAADPASTADGTPPTADGTSPADDRTPSAVDSSDAPDAPRDDSG, from the coding sequence ATGAGCTTCCCGCTCACGCCCGCCGAGACGGGCTCGTTCCCGTGGTCGAGTTACGACCTCGTCCTGACGGTGCTCGCGACGCTCGGCTCGACCGCCCGGTCGGAGGCGCTCGCCGCGTGGCTCGAGTCGGCCACCGGCGGCCGGTCGTGGCTTGCGGTCCCGGTTATTCTCGTCGGCTCGTACCTGCTGGCTCGACTCGTTCAGTGGTGGAGTCGTCGACGGCTGGCGGGCTCCGAGGAGCGGGCGACCACGTCGTTCGGGCGGGCGGTGTTCGAGGAGATCCACGCCCCGTTGGCGGCCACCATCGCGCTGTTCGGGGTGTATCTCAGTCTGGTCGTCATCGACCTGGTCGTCCTCGACCTGGTCGAGTCGAGTGCCGTCCTCGTCGGCGTCGTCTCGACCGCGCTGGTGGTGCTCTGGGCGCGGGCGTCGGTCCGGATCGGCGGCCGCTGGATCGAGTACGTCAACGAGACGGGCGTCGAGTACGAGTTCGCCCCGATCTTCAAGAACCTCTGGACGATCGCCATCGTCGTCGGCGCCGGGTTGCTGGTGGTCTCGATCTGGGAGCTCGAGCTCACGCCGTTTCTCGCCTCGGCCGGCATCCTCGGTATCGTTCTCGGCTTCGCCGCCCAGGACGCCATCGGCAACCTGATCGGCGGCGTCGCCCTCTACTTCGACAACACGTACAAGATCGGCGACGTGATCCGGATCGACGACGAGATGCGCGGGACGGTCACCGACGTCGGCATCCGGAGTACGACGGTGTTGACCGAAGACAACCTGCTCGTGACCGTGCCGAACGCCGTGTTGAACTCCACGCAGGTCGTCAACGAGAGCGCTCCACAGCGCCACATGCGCCTGCGAATTCCGATCACAGCCGCCTACGGCACCGACTATCACGAGGTCGAGGAACTCGTCATCGAGGTCGCCAGGGAGTGCCCGCTCGTCCGCGACTCGCCGGCGCCGAAGCTGCTCTTTTCGGAGTTCGGCGACTCGGCGCTGGTGTTCGAGCTCCGGCTGTACATCAACCACCCGCTGGTCGAAAAGCGCGCGGTCGATCAGATCAACCGCGGCGTCTACGACGCCTTCGACGAGGCCGGGATCACGATTCCGTTCCCCCAGCGGGAACTCAGCTTCCTGGACGACGGGACCGAACACCGCTTCGACGACCGGCTGTCGGCTGCCGATCCCGCTTCGACCGCCGACGGGACGCCACCGACTGCAGACGGGACGTCGCCTGCCGACGACCGGACGCCATCGGCTGTCGATTCCTCGGATGCCCCAGACGCCCCACGCGACGACTCGGGGTGA
- a CDS encoding universal stress protein, protein MYDRILLPTDAGTGAERATDHAIELAAAHDADLYALYVVDSDVYASYAGDEYVHELEGLESALEQEGDEALEAVTERAGEAGLEVTTAIRHGGPHEAIIAYADEEDVDLIVMGSKDRPGEYRRLLGSVTERVVRLSSRPVTVVKTPVEE, encoded by the coding sequence ATGTACGACCGAATCCTCCTCCCGACGGACGCGGGAACGGGCGCCGAACGGGCGACCGACCACGCGATCGAGCTCGCCGCAGCACACGACGCCGACCTGTACGCGCTCTACGTCGTCGACAGCGACGTCTACGCCTCCTACGCCGGCGACGAGTACGTCCACGAACTCGAGGGCCTCGAGTCCGCCCTCGAGCAGGAGGGCGACGAGGCGCTCGAGGCCGTCACCGAACGGGCTGGGGAGGCGGGCCTCGAGGTCACGACGGCGATCCGCCACGGTGGGCCACACGAGGCGATCATCGCCTACGCCGACGAGGAGGACGTCGACCTGATCGTGATGGGATCGAAGGATCGGCCGGGCGAGTACCGACGACTGCTCGGCAGCGTCACCGAGCGCGTTGTCCGCCTCTCCTCGCGGCCGGTGACGGTCGTCAAGACGCCAGTCGAGGAGTGA
- a CDS encoding cupin domain-containing protein: MVGELMVKSFETPDETVSFENGRSERVQLDGRTFWLTTVEPGWLFSRDNAPALGTETCPVPHRLYVVAGRMTVEMDDGARETLSAGDVALIPPGHDAWVDGDERAVFFEEELER, encoded by the coding sequence ATGGTGGGCGAGCTAATGGTGAAATCGTTCGAGACCCCGGACGAGACGGTTTCGTTCGAAAATGGTCGAAGCGAACGGGTCCAGCTCGACGGGCGGACGTTCTGGCTGACGACAGTAGAGCCGGGATGGCTGTTTTCCAGGGATAACGCTCCTGCCCTGGGAACTGAGACGTGTCCAGTTCCACACCGGCTGTACGTGGTAGCCGGTCGGATGACCGTCGAGATGGACGACGGTGCCCGTGAAACGCTTTCAGCGGGCGACGTCGCCCTGATTCCGCCGGGGCACGATGCCTGGGTGGACGGGGACGAGCGGGCCGTCTTCTTCGAAGAGGAGCTCGAGCGCTGA
- a CDS encoding tryptophanase has translation MVTYKARMVERISLPSREYRERALEQAGYNVFNLASEDVFVDLLTDSGTGTMSEAQWAALVRGDEAYAGSSSFDALESAVADVMGFSHVVPAHQGRGAENVLYGSLLEEGDVVLNNTHFDTTRAHVANQGADPVDCPVEEARDPDSPAPFKGDFSLERARAVVEEVGRERVPVVVQTITNNSAAGQPVSVENTRQVRAFADEIGATFVIDACRFAENAAFVREREADYADASVAEIAREQLGYADALVMSGKKDGLANAGGFVATNDDLIYEQCKQRAILYEGFPTYGGMAGRDLAALAVGLREAVEDAYVEDRLEQVRLLGDLLVDAGMPIYEPTGGHAVYLDAEAVFPQLPAEQFPGQALVCELYREGGVRGVELGSFAFPGTDRPELVRLALPRRTYGREHFEHVADTATAVLEKRETVSGLRIETEPEIPELRHFTAELEPVRS, from the coding sequence ATGGTCACCTACAAGGCCCGGATGGTCGAACGAATCTCCCTCCCCTCTCGAGAGTACCGCGAACGCGCCCTCGAGCAGGCCGGCTACAACGTCTTCAACCTCGCCTCCGAGGACGTCTTCGTCGACCTGCTGACCGACAGCGGGACGGGGACGATGAGCGAAGCCCAGTGGGCCGCACTGGTCCGCGGCGACGAGGCCTACGCCGGCTCGTCGAGTTTCGACGCGCTCGAGTCGGCCGTCGCGGACGTGATGGGCTTTTCCCACGTCGTCCCCGCCCACCAGGGCCGCGGCGCCGAGAACGTCCTCTACGGCAGCCTGCTCGAGGAAGGCGACGTCGTCCTCAACAACACCCACTTCGACACCACACGGGCGCACGTCGCGAACCAGGGTGCCGATCCCGTCGACTGCCCGGTCGAGGAGGCTCGCGATCCGGACTCGCCCGCCCCGTTCAAGGGAGACTTCTCGCTCGAGCGCGCCCGGGCGGTCGTCGAGGAGGTCGGCCGCGAGCGCGTCCCGGTCGTGGTCCAGACGATCACGAACAACTCGGCGGCCGGCCAGCCGGTGAGCGTCGAGAACACCCGTCAGGTGCGGGCGTTCGCCGACGAGATCGGCGCGACGTTCGTGATCGACGCCTGCCGGTTCGCGGAGAACGCCGCCTTCGTCCGCGAGCGCGAGGCCGACTACGCCGACGCGTCGGTTGCCGAGATCGCCCGCGAGCAACTGGGCTACGCCGACGCGCTGGTGATGAGCGGAAAGAAAGACGGCCTCGCGAACGCCGGCGGCTTCGTCGCCACGAACGACGACCTCATCTACGAGCAGTGCAAGCAGCGGGCCATCCTCTACGAGGGCTTTCCCACCTACGGCGGGATGGCCGGCCGCGACCTGGCGGCGCTGGCCGTCGGCCTCCGGGAGGCCGTCGAAGATGCCTACGTCGAGGACCGACTCGAGCAGGTTCGCCTGCTGGGCGACCTGCTCGTCGACGCTGGGATGCCGATCTACGAGCCGACCGGCGGCCACGCGGTCTACCTCGACGCCGAAGCCGTCTTCCCACAGCTCCCCGCCGAGCAGTTCCCCGGCCAGGCGCTCGTCTGTGAACTCTACCGCGAAGGCGGCGTCCGGGGCGTCGAGCTCGGGAGCTTCGCGTTCCCCGGCACCGACCGCCCGGAGCTCGTCCGGCTCGCACTCCCGCGTCGGACCTACGGCCGCGAACACTTCGAACACGTCGCCGATACCGCCACTGCCGTCCTCGAGAAGCGCGAGACGGTGTCGGGACTGCGGATCGAAACCGAGCCCGAAATTCCCGAGCTCCGCCACTTCACCGCCGAACTCGAGCCGGTTCGATCCTGA
- a CDS encoding PAS domain-containing sensor histidine kinase — protein MGEKLGGWSSNADADAAERRGRDLSWFRRAVESSGHAVYMTSPAGVIEYVNPAFEKLTGYPAEETLGETPRILKSGERDEPYYEALWETIRAGEVWEEEIVNSRKNGEQYTAYQTIAPVFDERGEIEGFMAVLNDVTERKNAEEGLRRREERFRTMFQRHSAPMLLIDPGTGAIRNANEAATEFYGYSVDQFTEKKIQEINRLSPEEVARERRRAEREDRNHFVFDHELADGDVRTVEVHSSPIGLEDGTLLFSIVHDITARVEYERELERHKELVENVPVGIYRNTAGEAGTFVEINPAMVEMFDADSAEELLDQPVSRLYVDSVRREAFSKAVQENGRVTEAELELETLSGETFWGSVSAIVSTVDGETYFDGVIQDITARKEYEQRLEDQRDDLEVLNQMVRHDIRNDLQLVLAYAQTLEEYVDPEGQEYLDTVLESAHNAVELTKTARDVAEVMLQTESSREGVAFWRVLERQLEGIATSFPDAEVSVDGELPRVTVLADELLESVFRNLLKNAIQHNDKERAEVAVSATMCADHVEVRIADNGPGVPEAQRAEIFGKGEKGIESEGTGIGLYLVSTLLEGWGGSVWVEDNEPEGAIFTVELPRAEHSIGNDRDRS, from the coding sequence ATGGGAGAGAAGTTGGGGGGCTGGTCGTCGAACGCCGACGCGGACGCCGCCGAGCGACGAGGCCGGGACCTGTCCTGGTTTCGGCGGGCCGTCGAGTCGTCCGGCCACGCGGTGTACATGACGTCCCCCGCCGGGGTCATCGAGTACGTAAATCCCGCGTTCGAGAAGCTCACGGGCTACCCTGCCGAGGAGACACTCGGGGAAACCCCGCGGATTCTCAAATCCGGTGAACGCGACGAGCCGTACTACGAAGCCCTCTGGGAGACGATCAGAGCCGGCGAGGTCTGGGAAGAGGAGATCGTCAACAGCCGCAAAAACGGTGAACAGTATACGGCCTACCAGACTATCGCCCCGGTCTTCGACGAGCGCGGCGAGATCGAGGGGTTCATGGCGGTTCTCAACGACGTCACCGAGCGCAAGAACGCGGAGGAAGGCCTGCGTCGACGGGAAGAACGGTTCCGGACGATGTTCCAGCGCCACAGCGCACCGATGTTGTTGATCGATCCGGGGACGGGGGCGATTCGAAACGCGAACGAGGCCGCAACCGAGTTCTACGGCTACTCGGTCGACCAGTTCACGGAGAAGAAGATTCAAGAGATCAATCGTCTCTCCCCCGAAGAAGTCGCCAGGGAGAGGCGGCGAGCCGAGCGGGAAGACCGGAATCACTTCGTCTTCGATCACGAACTCGCCGATGGCGACGTGCGGACGGTGGAGGTCCACTCCTCGCCGATTGGTCTCGAGGATGGGACCCTCCTCTTTTCGATCGTCCACGACATCACGGCGCGAGTCGAGTACGAGCGCGAACTCGAGCGTCACAAGGAACTCGTCGAGAACGTCCCCGTCGGCATCTACCGGAACACCGCCGGCGAGGCCGGGACCTTCGTCGAGATCAATCCCGCGATGGTCGAAATGTTCGACGCTGACTCAGCGGAGGAGTTGCTCGACCAGCCCGTCAGCAGGCTGTACGTCGATTCAGTACGACGGGAAGCGTTCTCGAAGGCGGTCCAGGAGAACGGTCGGGTGACCGAGGCGGAACTCGAACTCGAGACGCTGTCGGGTGAGACGTTCTGGGGGTCGGTCTCGGCGATCGTGTCCACCGTCGACGGGGAGACGTACTTCGACGGCGTCATCCAGGACATTACGGCACGCAAGGAGTACGAACAGCGCCTCGAGGATCAGCGCGACGACCTGGAAGTGCTCAACCAGATGGTCCGCCACGACATTCGAAACGACCTGCAACTCGTATTGGCGTACGCCCAGACCCTCGAGGAGTACGTCGATCCGGAGGGGCAGGAGTATCTCGACACCGTCCTCGAGAGCGCACACAACGCCGTCGAGTTGACGAAAACGGCCCGGGACGTGGCCGAAGTGATGCTCCAAACCGAGAGTAGCCGAGAAGGCGTCGCGTTCTGGCGAGTCCTCGAACGGCAACTCGAGGGAATAGCGACGTCGTTTCCGGATGCGGAGGTTTCCGTCGACGGGGAGCTTCCCCGCGTGACCGTACTGGCCGACGAGCTGCTCGAGTCAGTGTTCCGGAATCTACTAAAAAACGCCATCCAGCACAACGACAAGGAGAGAGCCGAGGTCGCCGTCTCGGCGACGATGTGTGCCGATCACGTGGAAGTACGGATCGCCGACAATGGGCCAGGTGTCCCCGAGGCACAGCGAGCTGAGATCTTCGGAAAAGGTGAGAAAGGGATCGAAAGTGAGGGGACGGGTATCGGACTCTATCTCGTTTCCACGCTCCTCGAGGGGTGGGGTGGAAGCGTGTGGGTCGAAGACAACGAGCCGGAAGGGGCGATCTTCACGGTCGAATTGCCGAGAGCTGAGCACTCGATTGGAAACGACCGCGACAGGTCCTAG
- a CDS encoding aspartate kinase, whose translation MRVVAKFGGTSLGSGDRIDRAADSVAAAVEDGHEIAVVASAMGSTTDDLLEEITFEAGDQDRAQIVSMGERTSVRMLKAALSARGVEARFLEPGSDDWPVITDEHGEVDVEETRTRALELAEEMDEVVPVITGFLAEAHDGTVTTLGRGGSDTTAVMLGKYMEADEVVIVTDVEGVMTGDPNVVEGARNVGEISVDELRNLSFRGAEVVAPSALSYKGGNLGVRVVHYLHGDLLTGGTSIEGEFESLVDMREQPLACLTVAGRAIRNQPGVFQSLSAALGDHDVNIDAVASGVDTITFYVDVDEAEFAENILHREVIKQDALSSVTLDDPLAVVRVTGGELPNQPGVISEIVNPLAEAHINVHDLITSATSVAIFVGWADREETLEIAQDLF comes from the coding sequence ATGCGCGTCGTAGCGAAGTTCGGCGGGACGAGTCTCGGCAGCGGCGACCGGATCGACCGCGCCGCCGACTCCGTCGCCGCCGCCGTCGAGGACGGTCACGAGATCGCCGTCGTCGCCAGCGCGATGGGCTCGACGACCGACGACCTCCTCGAGGAGATCACCTTCGAGGCCGGTGACCAGGACCGGGCCCAGATCGTCAGCATGGGCGAACGGACGTCGGTCCGGATGCTCAAGGCTGCCCTCTCCGCCCGCGGCGTCGAGGCCCGCTTTCTCGAGCCCGGCAGCGACGACTGGCCCGTCATCACCGACGAACACGGCGAGGTCGACGTCGAGGAGACCAGAACGCGCGCCCTCGAACTCGCCGAGGAGATGGACGAGGTCGTGCCGGTGATCACCGGCTTCCTCGCCGAGGCACACGACGGAACGGTCACGACCCTCGGCCGTGGCGGCTCTGACACCACAGCCGTCATGCTTGGCAAGTACATGGAGGCCGACGAGGTCGTCATCGTCACCGACGTCGAGGGCGTCATGACCGGCGACCCGAACGTCGTCGAAGGCGCGCGCAACGTCGGCGAGATCTCCGTCGACGAACTCCGGAACCTCTCGTTTCGCGGCGCAGAGGTCGTCGCCCCCTCGGCGCTCTCGTACAAAGGCGGCAATCTGGGCGTCCGCGTCGTCCACTACCTGCACGGCGATCTGCTGACCGGCGGGACCAGCATCGAAGGCGAGTTCGAGAGCCTCGTCGATATGCGCGAGCAGCCCCTGGCCTGTCTCACCGTCGCTGGCCGGGCCATCCGCAATCAGCCCGGCGTCTTCCAGTCGCTGTCGGCGGCCCTCGGCGACCACGACGTCAACATCGACGCCGTCGCCAGCGGCGTCGACACCATCACGTTCTACGTCGACGTCGACGAGGCCGAGTTCGCCGAGAACATCCTCCACCGGGAGGTCATCAAGCAAGACGCCCTCTCGAGTGTCACCCTCGACGATCCGCTGGCCGTGGTCCGGGTCACCGGCGGCGAACTGCCCAACCAGCCCGGCGTCATCAGCGAGATCGTCAATCCGCTCGCAGAGGCTCACATCAACGTCCACGACCTCATCACGAGCGCGACCAGCGTCGCCATCTTCGTCGGCTGGGCCGACCGCGAAGAGACGCTCGAGATCGCCCAGGACCTGTTCTAG
- a CDS encoding FkbM family methyltransferase gives MASDVGIATRAFYRARGVAYGVYHRLTRANYEREWLARANRTPAGTFRCYEPLPRHGDDRMLAELADHCGPADVIYDVGANVGVYALALASGAPDRRVVAFEPAPSTVDRLRANVRLNGLEDRIDVHACGLGHEAGERPFYRSTYPELSAFDPESASRWEASVAGVVTVSVQCLDDLSGSLPAPDVLKLDVEGAAPAVLRGGRETLERHRPTIFLEVHEDGLEGDVPGELRSLFADRPYVVQEREGYWRCDPDDRVA, from the coding sequence ATGGCGAGTGACGTCGGGATCGCGACGCGAGCGTTCTACCGGGCGCGTGGCGTCGCCTACGGGGTCTACCACCGGCTGACCCGCGCCAACTACGAGCGTGAGTGGCTCGCCCGGGCCAACCGAACGCCGGCCGGCACGTTCCGGTGTTACGAGCCCCTCCCCCGACACGGCGACGACCGGATGCTCGCGGAACTCGCCGACCACTGCGGGCCGGCAGACGTGATCTACGACGTGGGCGCGAACGTCGGCGTCTACGCACTCGCGCTCGCGAGTGGGGCTCCCGACCGACGGGTCGTCGCGTTCGAACCCGCCCCCTCGACCGTCGACCGCCTCCGGGCGAACGTCCGACTGAACGGCCTCGAGGACCGGATCGACGTTCACGCCTGCGGGCTCGGCCACGAGGCCGGTGAGCGGCCGTTCTACCGCTCGACGTACCCCGAACTCTCCGCGTTCGATCCCGAGAGCGCGAGCCGCTGGGAGGCGTCCGTCGCCGGGGTCGTTACAGTCTCTGTCCAGTGCCTCGATGACTTGAGCGGCTCGCTCCCGGCACCCGACGTCCTCAAGCTCGACGTCGAGGGGGCCGCCCCGGCCGTCCTCCGGGGCGGTCGGGAGACGCTCGAGCGTCACCGACCGACGATCTTCCTCGAGGTCCACGAGGATGGACTCGAGGGCGACGTTCCCGGCGAACTTCGGTCGCTGTTCGCCGACCGACCGTACGTCGTCCAGGAGCGCGAAGGCTACTGGCGGTGTGACCCCGACGACCGAGTCGCGTGA